The Streptomyces venezuelae genomic interval GACGGCTTCGCCGCCCTCGACGGTGACGGGCGAGGCCAGCACCTCCGCGATGCGCCGGGCGGAGGCCCGCCCCTGGGCGATCTCGGCGTTGACGTACGTGAGGAGCTGGAACGGTCCGAGAAGGAACTGCGCCAGACCCACGGCGGCCACCAGCTCGCCGACGCTGATGCTGCCGTCCATCGCGAGGTAGGCCCCCACCAGGCCGATCACGGCGATGAAGACGCCCGTCAGGGCGAGGACCGCGCCCTCGTGCCCGGCCCGGCTGCGGGCCGCGCGCAGGGCGGCGGCCAGCGAGTCCTGGCTCGTGGTGCGGTAGCGGGCGACGGCCGCGGACTCGGCGCCCATGCCCTTGAGGACGCGCAGTCCCGCGACGAGGTCGGCGGCGACGCCCGAGGCGTGGGCGGCGCGCTCCTGCTCGGTCTCGCTGCGCCGCTCCAGCGGGCGGCTGATGCGGTGCCCGAGCCAGAGCAGCGGCGGGATGCCGAGGAGGACGAGCAGGCCGAGCGGGACGGAGATCCTGAGGAGGGCGACGGCGCTGATGACGAGGGCGGCGACCGCCGACACTCCGTACGAGATGGCGGTCGCGACGGAGCCGACCCGGCGGGCGTCGTTGGTGGCGATGCTGGTCAGGGCGCCCGGGAGACGGTTCGTCTCGGCGCCGCCCCGCGGGTCGAGGACGCGCGCCGCCAGCTCCAGGCGGAGCCGGTGCGCGGCCTGCTCGCCCGCGCCCTCGGTGATGCGCGCGCTGGTGCGGTAGCACGTGGAGAGGACGAGGAAGAGGACCGCGAGGACGACGAGCCAGCGCAGCAGGGACGCGGAGGAGCCGGTCGCCACCGCCGAGTCGATGATGACGCCGATGACGACCGGGACCAGGGCCTCGCAGCCTTGGTGGGTCATGCCGAGCAGGGAAGCCGCGATGACGCGGGGGCGTTGCCCTCTGATCGCTCGACCGAGGACAACTGCCCCTGTCGGTACGCCCGTTGGCATGTGGCTCCTCCACGGAGACGAGTGAATGGTTAGGTAAGCCTACTCTGACCTGACGAGCGTTGACCGGCTGTACCGGTTCAGTTAGGCTCACCTAAGTACCGGCTTGTCAGATCGCGTACC includes:
- a CDS encoding ABC transporter ATP-binding protein, giving the protein MPTGVPTGAVVLGRAIRGQRPRVIAASLLGMTHQGCEALVPVVIGVIIDSAVATGSSASLLRWLVVLAVLFLVLSTCYRTSARITEGAGEQAAHRLRLELAARVLDPRGGAETNRLPGALTSIATNDARRVGSVATAISYGVSAVAALVISAVALLRISVPLGLLVLLGIPPLLWLGHRISRPLERRSETEQERAAHASGVAADLVAGLRVLKGMGAESAAVARYRTTSQDSLAAALRAARSRAGHEGAVLALTGVFIAVIGLVGAYLAMDGSISVGELVAAVGLAQFLLGPFQLLTYVNAEIAQGRASARRIAEVLASPVTVEGGEAVPSDAAAGHLALRGVSLGALRGVDLDLPAGGLTGIVTRDPAAAADLLLCLAREKDPAEGTVELDGVPLTGLDPDALRRAVLVAHHDADLFESTLLDNVRSGADGDTTAVESALAASAADDVARLLPDGVDTLLAERGRSLSGGQRQRVALARALAADRPVLVLHDPTTAVDTVTESRIAHRLREVRRGRTTVLVTTSPALLAVTDRVVVLEDGAVRADGHHNELLAADETYRAAVLA